Proteins encoded by one window of Anoplopoma fimbria isolate UVic2021 breed Golden Eagle Sablefish chromosome 23, Afim_UVic_2022, whole genome shotgun sequence:
- the lum gene encoding lumican, with protein MFPLRASLMAVLVSMALCQYDDYDYQPQSMLGPSGPNCDRECECPINFPSAMYCDNRKLKFVPIVPTGIKYLYLQNNEIEEIKAGVFDNVTDGLRWLVLDNNLIANARIAKGTIDKLTALEKLFFSNNELTEPVIPPSKSLDELKMMHNKLSKFPSGLLSDKENLTSIDLQHNKLTSDAIGGAFKGSKKLLSLDVSHNKLKKLPAGVPGSLEILYADNNDIDSVGAGYLSKLPSLRYLRISHNKLVDSGIPAGVFNVTSLLELDLSFNRLQSIPEINEQLEQLYLQANEINKFDLASFCKLVTPTNFSHLKHLRLDANQIAHSNMPPDYSTCLRQASDIMFE; from the exons ATGTTTCCTCTCCGAGCATCCCTCATGGCCGTATTGGTCAGCATGGCCCTGTGCCAGTATGATGACTACGACTACCAGCCTCAGTCCATGCTAGGACCCTCAGGGCCCAACTGTGATCGAGAATGCGAATGCCCAATCAACTTCCCCAGCGCCATGTATTGTGACAACCGCAAGCTCAAGTTTGTTCCCATAGTCCCAACAGGGATCAAGTACCTGTACCTCCAGAACAACGAGATAGAAGAAATCAAGGCAGGGGTGTTTGATAATGTTACTGATGGACTTCGCTGGCTGGTACTTGACAACAACCTGATTGCCAATGCTAGGATAGCAAAGGGCACAATCGACAAGCTCACAGCCCTGGAGAAGCTCTTCTTCAGCAACAATGAACTGACAGAGCCAGTCATCCCCCCCTCAAAGTCCCTCGATGAGCTGAAGATGATGCACAACAAGCTATCCAAGTTCCCCTCTGGACTCTTGAGTGACAAGGAGAACCTGACTTCCATTGACCTTCAACACAATAAGCTAACTTCCGATGCCATCGGGGGGGCATTCAAAGGGTCGAAGAAGCTGCTGTCCCTGGATGTGAGCCACAACAAGCTGAAGAAGCTGCCAGCTGGAGTCCCTGGTTCACTGGAAATCCTCTATGCTGACAACAACGACATTGACAGTGTCGGTGCAGGATACCTGAGCAAGCTGCCCTCGCTGCGGTACCTGAGGATCTCCCACAACAAGCTGGTGGACTCGGGGATCCCTGCTGGAGTGTTTAATGTGACATCATTGCTGGAGCTGGACCTGTCCTTCAACAGACTGCAGTCCATCCCCGAGATCAACGAGCAGCTGGAGCAACTCTATCTCCAGGCCAACGAGATCAACA AGTTTGACCTGGCCAGTTTCTGCAAGCTCGTCACACCCACCAACTTTTCTCACCTGAAGCATCTGCGTCTGGACGCCAACCAAATCGCACACAGCAACATGCCCCCTGACTACTCCACCTGCCTGCGCCAAGCTTCAGATATCATGTTTGAGTAA
- the kera gene encoding keratocan gives MHSAKFPGITISHDILRSNSLEKQNQTTPGCTQTTHTSRRTRLGIEMALLLSFLCLCLVGQVLGQDMPYEEYMAQIQACPKECRCPANFPRAVYCDNKGLKSIPNIPPHTWYLYLQNNLIEVLSANALRNATQLRWLNLNRNRIDSKGVEEGVLRSMSHLAHLYMDENLLSAVPSPLPVSLEHLRLSRNRISNIPSRVFLGLDKLNLLDLQGNKLMDDDVTEVSLKGLKNLVQINLAKNQLSSMPLGLPPTTTQLFLDGNNIEKIPAGYFKDLPKVAFLRLNHNKLGSSGVPRNVFNVSSILDLQLSHNQLTEVPLISSGLEQLHLDHNNIKSVSGANVCPVAVDAVDDSVNESVPRLRYLRLDGNTIKPPIPRDVILCFRLLTSIVI, from the exons ATGCACAGCGCCAAATTTCCTGGAATTACCATTTCCCATGATATCTTACGG AGCAATTCATTGGAGAAGCAGAACCAAACCACACCTGGCTGCACGCAGACCACTCACACCAGTCGCAGGACCAG GTTGGGCATCGAAATGGCACTTCTCCTGAGCTTTCTCTGCTTGTGCCTGGTTGGGCAAGTTCTCGGCCAGGATATGCCCTATGAGGAATATATGGCCCAGATCCAAGCCTGCCCTAAAGAGTGTCGTTGCCCCGCTAACTTCCCTCGTGCTGTCTACTGTGACAATAAAGGCCTGAAGAGCATCCCCAACATCCCTCCACACACATGGTATCTCTACCTACAGAACAATCTAATCGAAGTCCTGTCCGCAAATGCCCTGCGTAACGCTACGCAGCTGCGCTGGTTGAACCTAAACCGCAACAGAATCGATAGTAAGGGAGTAGAAGAAGGTGTCCTACGTTCAATGTCCCACCTGGCACACCTTTACATGGATGAGAATCTCTTGTCCGCTGTGCCATCTCCCCTGCCAGTCAGCCTCGAGCATCTACGTCTCTCTCGCAATCGCATCTCCAACATCCCTTCTCGTGTCTTCCTTGGTCTGGACAAGCTTAACCTCTTGGACCTCCAAGGAAACAAGCTGATGGATGATGATGTGACTGAGGTGAGCCTGAAGGGTCTAAAAAACCTGGTACAGATCAATCTAGCCAAGAACCAGCTGAGCAGCATGCCTCTTGGCTTACCACCCACCACTACCCAGCTTTTCCTTGACGGCAACAACATTGAGAAGATCCCAGCCGGCTACTTCAAAGATTTGCCAAAAGTGGCATTTCTGAGGCTCAACCACAACAAGCTTGGGAGCAGTGGAGTTCCCAGAAATGTGTTCAATGTCTCCAGCATTTTGGACTTGCAGCTGTCCCACAACCAGCTGACCGAGGTTCCCCTCATTTCCTCAGGCCTTGAACAACTTCACCTTGACCACAACAATATCAAAA GTGTAAGTGGCGCCAACGTCTGTCCTGTTGCCGTCGACGCTGTGGATGACTCCGTCAACGAAAGTGTTCCTCGCCTGCGCTATCTCAGACTGGATGGCAATACGATTAAGCCACCAATTCCCAGAGATGTCATTCTGTGCTTTCGTCTCCTGACGTCCATTGTCAtctaa
- the epyc gene encoding epiphycan yields the protein MLVRLVLGLVVLKAVVAGPRFSRQVDLDTYDSSNYDVDLDNLNLENQDIYEYEDGLTIDDPQIEIGTLAPPDYDYPVPKASEEVDEGEEEEEEMPLTPQLTHQGSGGSGVLMGPDTQKEVELRLTPIDILHVPGDFGGSVGSGASGASGASGASGSGGSGGSGGSGDIILISGDSEELHSSGGSGEFLVSGDLLISGDLLISGDLLISGDLSGSGDISGSGISIEFPLGSGGSGDQYGSGSSGDLLISGASESSGDSGDSGESGDSGITLLSGEEELIPETIPSEASGASGEFSGASGTSGASGDLGASRDLEFSGSSGTSGVSGSGDTEEPEVALTPDTDKEEELIPATPETPQEGTGGVEGSVSSGEPDEPEEPVIDRKGMPTCLLCTCLGGSVYCDDLKLDSVPPLPKDTTHFYARYNRITKINKSDFAFMNKLKKIDLTANEIKSIEDTAFLGLPELEELVIRENHISQLPALPETMSLIDASHNHIGSKGIHREAFKDMTSLQYLYLTDNHIDYIPVPLPDSVRSLHLQRNNIQMMHEDTFCNLKDFNYIRNALEDIRLDGNPINLSRTPQAYVCLPRIPIGDVI from the exons ATGCTTGTGCGGCTCGTGTTGGGACTCGTCGTCCTTAAAGCGGTGGTGGCCGGCCCCAGATTTTCCCGACAGGTGGACTTGGATACATACGACAGTTCCAACTATGATGTGGATCTAGACAATTTAAATTTGGAGAACCAGGATATCTATGAATATGAAGACGGGCTGACGATTGATGATCCTCAG ATAGAGATTGGAACACTGGCTCCACCTGACTATGACTACCCTGTACCCAAGGCCTCGGAGGAAGTAgatgagggggaggaagaggaggaagagatgccCCTAACACCCCAGCTCACCCATCAGGGTTCAGGGGGATCTGGGGTCCTCATGGGCCCGGACACACAGAAAG AGGTGGAGCTGCGTCTGACGCCCATTGACATCCTTCATGTGCCTGGGGATTTTGGGGGCTCCGTAGGGTCTGGGGCCTCAGGAGCTTCTGGGGCTTCTGGGGCTTCTGGGTCGGGAGGATCCGGAGGCTCTGGGGGTTCTGGTGATATAATCCTGATCTCCGGAGACTCTGAGGAGCTCCACAGCTCAGGGGGATCTGGGGAATTCTTGGTATCTGGGGATCTCCTGATATCTGGGGATCTCCTGATATCTGGGGATCTCCTGATATCTGGGGATCTCTCAGGATCCGGGGATATTTCTGGCTCTGGGATTTCCATTGAATTCCCCCTGGGCTCTGGAGGGTCTGGGGACCAGTATGGTTCTGGGTCCTCTGGAGATCTCTTAATCTCAGGGGCCTCCGAAAGCTCTGGGGATTCTGGGGACTCTGGTGAGTCTGGTGACTCAGGGATAACGTTGTTATCTGGAG AGGAGGAGCTCATTCCCGAGACTATCCCTAGCGAGGCGTCAGGCGCTTCAGGGGAGTTCTCAGGTGCTTCAGGAACCTCAGGGGCCTCTGGGGATCTCGGAGCCTCTAGAGACTTAGAGTTCTCTGGATCCTCTGGGACTTCTGGTGTCTCTGGCTCTGGAGACACAGAGGAACCTGAGGTAGCTCTGACCCCTGACACTGATAAAG aggaggagctgattCCAGCTACACCAGAAACCCCTCAGGAGGGTACTGGCGGTGTAGAAGGCTCAGTGAGCTCTGGTGAACCTGACGAGCCTGAAGAgcctgtgattgacaggaaag GTATGCCCACTTGCCTGCTGTGCACGTGCCTCGGTGGTTCGGTCTACTGCGATGACTTGAAGCTGGATAGTGTTCCACCTCTTCCCAAAGACACCACTCACTTCTACGCCCGCTACAACAGAATCACCAAGATCAACAAGTCCGACTTCGCCTTCATGA ACAAGCTGAAGAAGATTGACCTGACCGCCAACGAGATAAAGTCCATCGAAGACACAGCATTTTTGGGTCTGcctgagctggaggagctggtgaTTCGAGAAAACCATATCTCACAGCTGCCTGCTCTCCCAGAGACCATGAGCCTGATTGATGCCAGCCATAACCACATTGGCAGCAAGGGTATTCACAGAGAGGCGTTCAAA GATATGACGAGCCTGCAGTACCTGTATCTAACAGACAACCACATTGATTACATCCCCGTGCCTCTACCAGACAGCGTGCGGTCTCTACACCTACAG